In a genomic window of Lepisosteus oculatus isolate fLepOcu1 chromosome 3, fLepOcu1.hap2, whole genome shotgun sequence:
- the LOC102695053 gene encoding long-chain fatty acid transport protein 6: protein MMLLSLFVAAAAGFLALLIFQKMFYPYFWDDLIYYLKFQRVKRLMKLRMGEGVVTFLDCFVHQARKTPDKPFIVFEGEVYTFEDVDKRSNKVAQVFKQQGGVKKGDTVALLMSNEPDFICVWFGLCKLGCQVAFLNFNIKSKSLLHCFESCEAKTLVLGADFIHLLDDVLFTLQQNKIDLWLLDRDSPYQGVNTLLDKIEGASEESVPDVCSPTDIMSNFIYIFTSGTTGLPKAARISHLKAVMCLCFLRLCGATTNDNIYITLPLYHMSASLLGIGGCIELGATCVLKRKFSASQFWSDCQKYNVTIFQYIGELCRYLVNQPKVAGEMNHKVRIVAGSGLRSDVWKEFIKRFGKIKIVESYGLTEASIGFINYTNKIGPIGRAGFLNKRILPFDFLKYDLQSNEPVRTEKGYCVKVKKGETGLLVAPVSVMNPFLGYAGNRELSEKKLLRNVFKRGDLYFNTGDLMLHDDEDFVYFRDRVGDTFRWKAENVATTEVADILSSVDFLQEVNVYGVSVPGYEGKVGMAALVLKCDQKLDGKELYAHLIKHLPLYSWPWFLRVQMSLDVTETFKQQKGKLVAEGFNPAVIKEPLYVLDTSEKTYIPLTEPVYDDIVSGQIRL from the exons ATGATGCTGCTCTCGCTGTTTGTAGCTGCAGCCGCTGGATTTCTCGCCTTACTCATCTTCCAGAAGATGTTTTATCCTTACTTTTGGGATGATTTGATTTATTACTTGAAGTTTCAAAGAGTCAAACGATTGATGAAGCTAAGGATGGGGGAGGGGGTTGTCACTTTCCTGGACTGCTTTGTCCACCAAGCGAGGAAAACCCCAGACAAACCCTTCATCGTATTCGAAGGAGAGGTTTACACTTTTGAAGACGTGGACAAAAGAAGCAACAAAGTAGCGCAGGTATTCAAGCAGCAGGGAGGCGTGAAAAAAGGAGACACAGTAGCCCTGCTGATGAGCAATGAACCCGATTTCATTTGTGTTTGGTTCGGACTCTGTAAACTGGGCTGTCAGGTCGCGTTCCTGAACTTTAACATCAAATCCAAATCACTTCTACACTGTTTCGAGAGCTGTGAAGCAAAAACCCTCGTGTTAGGCGCAG atttCATCCACTTGTTAGATGATGTACTGTTTACTCTGCAACAAAACAAGATTGATTTGTGGTTATTGGACAGAGACTCACCTTACCAAGGAGTTAATACATTGCTGGACAAGATTGAAGGTGCTTCAGAGGAATCAGTACCTGATGTTTGCTCTCCAACCGATATCATGTCAAATTTCATCTATATCTTTACATCTGGAACCACAG gtCTTCCTAAAGCTGCTCGTATAAGTCACCTGAAAGCAGTAATGTGCTTATGCTTTCTACGGTTATGTGGAGCCACGACTAATGACAACATCTATATTACTCTTCCTCTGTACCATATGTCAGCTTCCCTTTTAGGGATTGGAGGATGCATTGAACTTG GAGCTACCTGTGTTTTAAAGAGGAAATTTTCTGCAAGTCAATTTTGGTCTGACTGCCAAAAATATAATGTCACAATATTCCAGTATATTGGAGAACTGTGTCGATATCTGGTTAATCAGCCTAAG GTAGCTGGTGAAATGAATCATAAAGTACGCATTGTGGCAGGGAGTGGCCTGAGATCTGATGTTTGGAAAGAGTTCATTAAACGCTTTGGAAAGATTAAAATTGTCGAATCTTATGGATTGACGGAAGCTAGTATTGGCTTCATTAACTACACTAATAAAATTGGACCAATTGGACGTGCAGGATTTTTAAATAAG CGCATTTTACCCTTTGATTTCTTGAAATATGATCTCCAAAGCAATGAACCAGTACGGACTGAAAAGGGGTATTGTGTGAAAGTCAAGAAGG GTGAGACTGGTCTTCTTGTTGCTCCAGTGTCAGTCATGAACCCCTTCCTTGGATATGCTGGAAATAGGGAACTCTCAGAGAAGAAGTTGCTGAGGAATGTCTTTAAAAGGGGAGATTTGTACTTCAACACTGGTGATCTCATGCTGCATGATGATGAAGATTTTGTATACTTTCGGGACAGAGTAGGAGATACATTCAG ATGGAAAGCAGAAAATGTTGCAACTACAGAAGTTGCTGACATTTTAAGCAGTGTGGACTTCCTGCAGGAGGTGAATGTATATGGAGTGAGTGTGCCAG GCTATGAAGGAAAGGTGGGGATGGCAGCACTTGTTCTGAAATGTGATCAAAAACTTGATGGAAAAGAGCTTTATGCACATTTGATAAAGCACTTGCCTTTGTATTCCTGGCCATGGTTTTTAAGAGTACAG ATGTCTCTAGATGTGACTGAGACCTTTAAGCAGCAAAAAGGAAAGCTGGTTGCAGAGGGCTTCAATCCTGCGGTCATCAAGGAGCCTCTGTATGTTCTGGACACATCTGAGAAAACGTACATACCCCTCACTGAACCAGTATATGATGACATTGTGTCAGGTCAGATAAGACTGTAA